Proteins co-encoded in one Bremerella sp. TYQ1 genomic window:
- the cpaB gene encoding Flp pilus assembly protein CpaB, with protein MFGLLGAYIVQKNMQQQPQQVAADSVPESYVVPRAGTDLQAGREITMGDIVIHRMSAKQIHDQGLPHQFMGRTSDIIGRTLRVDVPKGSSFDAHLFYPEGTGPSIVDRLDPGMRAVTIKVAADEAVDSFAAPGTWVDVLFRSEEDAQDDLPEMTVNLLEGVKVLAVNSTTTEMRTIRGQREARQETSVTLSVTPDQAVALRVVENRGTMALALRHPDDLNNDAQFAGMTMDQLLNRPISRERIEVYRGHSISQVEFRERFRANFDPEKLAKQNLNKQAKADPPAQAAENVK; from the coding sequence ATGTTTGGGCTGCTGGGGGCGTACATTGTCCAAAAGAACATGCAACAACAACCCCAACAAGTCGCCGCGGACAGCGTTCCTGAATCGTACGTGGTTCCTCGTGCTGGAACCGACTTACAAGCAGGACGTGAGATAACGATGGGAGATATCGTTATCCACCGCATGTCGGCAAAGCAAATCCACGACCAAGGTCTTCCACATCAATTCATGGGGCGAACATCAGACATCATTGGGCGAACTTTACGCGTTGATGTCCCCAAGGGATCGTCATTTGACGCTCACTTGTTCTATCCAGAAGGAACGGGGCCCAGTATCGTTGATCGATTGGATCCGGGGATGCGGGCCGTGACGATCAAAGTCGCCGCAGATGAAGCAGTTGATAGCTTTGCTGCACCTGGTACTTGGGTTGACGTGCTCTTCCGCAGTGAAGAAGACGCTCAGGACGATTTGCCTGAGATGACCGTCAATCTTCTCGAAGGCGTTAAGGTTTTGGCCGTCAACAGCACGACCACCGAGATGCGAACCATCCGCGGCCAACGCGAAGCTCGCCAGGAAACGTCCGTCACGCTTTCAGTCACTCCTGATCAAGCCGTTGCCCTTCGCGTTGTCGAGAATCGTGGCACCATGGCTTTGGCACTTCGCCATCCAGATGATCTGAACAATGATGCTCAGTTTGCTGGCATGACAATGGATCAGCTTTTGAACCGACCGATTTCACGCGAACGAATTGAAGTCTACCGTGGTCATTCGATTTCTCAGGTAGAGTTCCGCGAACGGTTCCGTGCCAACTTCGATCCTGAGAAGCTGGCCAAGCAAAACCTGAACAAGCAAGCCAAGGCAGACCCACCGGCCCAAGCTGCTGAAAACGTGAAATAG
- a CDS encoding prepilin peptidase, giving the protein MKTRKLPNWLTVSAFGLGLIFHTAAGAFSEQGAMNGFLFSLAGFGMGFGILFVLFAIGGGAGGDVKFMGALGAWVGWKAILIIFIGSGLVAAISLAVVFIWSLFAGSSPSDDEEKQQTTSGRQKIPYAIPATISAWLVLGGLFTLKWVAMSGSPITLEN; this is encoded by the coding sequence ATGAAGACTCGCAAGCTGCCAAACTGGTTGACGGTGAGTGCATTTGGGCTTGGATTGATTTTCCATACCGCAGCCGGGGCATTTTCTGAGCAGGGAGCGATGAATGGTTTCCTTTTCTCGCTGGCTGGATTCGGAATGGGCTTCGGCATCTTGTTCGTTCTGTTTGCGATCGGCGGCGGAGCGGGCGGAGACGTGAAGTTTATGGGAGCGCTCGGCGCTTGGGTGGGTTGGAAAGCCATCCTCATAATTTTTATCGGCAGTGGACTAGTCGCAGCGATTAGTCTGGCTGTCGTATTTATATGGAGTCTTTTCGCTGGTTCATCTCCATCGGATGATGAGGAAAAGCAACAAACCACCAGCGGTAGGCAGAAGATTCCCTACGCGATCCCCGCCACAATTTCTGCCTGGCTCGTGCTGGGGGGACTATTCACGTTGAAGTGGGTAGCCATGTCGGGATCGCCAATTACACTGGAAAACTAG
- a CDS encoding TadE/TadG family type IV pilus assembly protein: MQSYFQTGFRQKRHGIQVLEVLLLFPVLLIATFSFFVLGPTVTVRQAVQHAAEETAREVAKKVGTQTTTIIATEVVNEVLSVHGLEGTNMPLALAPSGVRVDVWEYDALGMAIETTSLGDLTIPAPTNPPNMGNFTNPDQVIAQVTVAVDDAPIPNVLSEMKFDISGRYLTHRTTAFRDP, from the coding sequence GTGCAATCTTATTTCCAAACCGGATTTCGGCAGAAAAGACACGGCATTCAAGTGCTGGAAGTCTTGTTGCTGTTTCCTGTGTTGCTGATTGCAACTTTCTCCTTCTTCGTTCTTGGCCCCACCGTTACCGTTCGCCAAGCGGTTCAACACGCAGCAGAAGAAACTGCCCGTGAAGTCGCCAAGAAAGTGGGAACGCAAACCACGACGATTATTGCCACGGAAGTCGTCAACGAAGTTCTCTCCGTCCATGGACTCGAGGGGACGAATATGCCGTTGGCATTGGCACCATCTGGTGTTCGCGTCGACGTATGGGAGTACGACGCGCTGGGTATGGCCATAGAAACGACTTCGCTCGGTGATTTGACGATTCCTGCTCCTACTAACCCACCGAACATGGGCAACTTTACCAATCCAGATCAAGTCATCGCTCAGGTAACCGTGGCGGTCGACGACGCCCCGATTCCCAACGTTTTGAGCGAGATGAAATTTGATATTTCAGGTCGGTACCTGACACACCGCACAACCGCATTTCGCGATCCCTAG
- a CDS encoding sulfatase, which yields MRFLLLLATVCTLSFASLASAQDPKKPNILFISIDDQNDWIGCLNGHPQAQTPNIDKIAEAGTVFLNAHCQSPLCNPSRTSLMTGRRPSSTGIYGLSPWFRSVPELADIVTLPQHLHANGYTNYSTGKIYHGGYGRKKNDSEFQVLGPASSVGVRPKKKLVDTPAAHPLVDWGTFPHKDEDKGDYQVASWAVDTLNNKPKEPFCLSVGFFLPHVPCYATQKWFDLYPEDELQVPEIMENDREDTPRFSWYLHWKLPEPRLKFLKDEQEWRNLTRSYLACTSFVDAQIGRVTAALEANGYAENTIIVIWSDHGWHIGEKEITGKNTLWDDGTRVPLIFAGPGISQGQRCTQPAELLDIYPTLSDLTGLPKADGLEGHSLVPQLQDAQTERTHPAITTHNHDNHGIRTERWRFIQYADGSRELYDMQADPNEWTNLAGSDQHADIIEELAKFLPPKSKMPAPGSKHRVLTYTDGIAIWEGEEIKDGDPIPEID from the coding sequence ATGCGTTTCCTGCTGCTTTTGGCAACCGTTTGCACATTGTCGTTCGCTTCGCTCGCGTCCGCTCAAGACCCGAAGAAGCCCAACATTTTGTTCATCTCAATCGATGACCAAAACGATTGGATTGGTTGCCTCAACGGACATCCTCAAGCCCAAACTCCCAACATCGATAAGATTGCTGAAGCGGGAACGGTCTTCTTAAATGCTCATTGCCAGTCTCCGTTATGCAATCCTTCCCGCACAAGCTTGATGACCGGCCGTCGACCTTCTTCAACAGGGATTTATGGACTTTCGCCATGGTTTAGAAGCGTTCCAGAGCTGGCAGATATTGTGACATTACCCCAGCATCTGCACGCGAATGGATATACGAACTACTCCACCGGTAAGATCTATCACGGAGGCTACGGTCGAAAGAAGAACGACTCGGAGTTTCAAGTCTTAGGCCCAGCGTCATCCGTCGGGGTACGCCCCAAGAAGAAGTTGGTCGATACTCCGGCCGCGCATCCCCTGGTCGATTGGGGTACGTTTCCTCACAAAGACGAAGACAAAGGAGACTATCAAGTCGCATCGTGGGCCGTCGACACGTTGAACAACAAGCCTAAAGAACCGTTCTGTTTATCGGTTGGTTTTTTTCTTCCACACGTTCCATGTTATGCAACTCAGAAATGGTTTGATCTCTACCCTGAGGATGAACTGCAAGTTCCTGAAATCATGGAAAACGATCGAGAAGATACACCTCGTTTTAGCTGGTATCTCCATTGGAAACTCCCTGAGCCGCGTCTGAAGTTTTTGAAGGACGAGCAGGAATGGAGAAACCTCACTCGCAGCTATCTCGCGTGTACCAGTTTTGTGGACGCTCAAATTGGAAGAGTCACCGCTGCTTTGGAGGCCAACGGCTATGCTGAGAACACGATCATAGTCATCTGGTCCGATCATGGCTGGCATATCGGCGAAAAAGAAATCACCGGCAAGAACACGCTATGGGACGACGGAACACGAGTTCCCTTAATTTTCGCAGGTCCTGGAATCAGCCAAGGACAACGCTGCACGCAACCGGCGGAATTGCTCGACATTTATCCGACGCTCAGTGATCTGACTGGACTTCCCAAAGCCGATGGTTTGGAAGGTCATTCGCTGGTTCCTCAGCTTCAAGACGCACAGACGGAACGTACACATCCTGCCATTACAACGCATAACCATGACAATCATGGAATACGAACGGAACGATGGCGTTTCATTCAGTACGCCGACGGTTCAAGAGAACTGTACGACATGCAGGCCGATCCCAACGAATGGACGAACTTAGCAGGAAGCGATCAGCATGCTGACATAATCGAAGAGCTCGCGAAGTTCCTCCCGCCCAAAAGCAAAATGCCAGCTCCTGGCAGTAAACATCGTGTGTTGACATACACCGATGGAATTGCGATTTGGGAAGGCGAGGAAATCAAAGACGGCGATCCGATTCCCGAGATCGACTAG
- a CDS encoding CpaF family protein, whose product MIRFTSSEPTSDNPPSEIDFQRLKADIHEQLVESLDLSLVARIDDERMRTNVQNLAKEVISTYRPKIDKSLHERLLSELQDEVFGLGPLEPLMDDPTISDILVNNAHEIYLERHGRLEASDIVFADDAHLMRIIQRVVARVGRRIDEVSPMVDARLPDGSRVNAVVPPLALNGPKLSIRRFGVEHLRLEKLLENETINQPMVDFLKAAVQGRVSFMVSGGTGAGKTTMLNALSKSIPADERIVTIEDSAELLLQHSHVVGMETRPANSEGQGSVTPRDLVRNSLRMRPDRILVGEVRGAEALDMLQAMNTGHEGSLTTIHANDAVDALHRLEMMVAMAGFELPISVIRRYVASGIRIIVHVARLKGGIRKVMRIAEIAGTENGEYQLNDIFRFEHQGLDDSGNATGRFVATGYQPKCVERFLESGVQIDTSIFQATT is encoded by the coding sequence ATGATTCGATTTACCTCGTCCGAACCCACGTCGGACAATCCGCCAAGCGAAATCGACTTTCAACGATTGAAGGCGGACATTCATGAACAGCTGGTTGAGTCGCTCGATCTCTCGTTGGTTGCCCGGATCGACGATGAGCGAATGCGAACCAATGTTCAGAACCTGGCCAAAGAGGTCATCTCGACCTATCGTCCCAAGATAGATAAGTCTCTCCACGAACGACTTCTGAGCGAGCTGCAAGACGAAGTATTCGGGCTTGGCCCTCTGGAACCACTGATGGACGACCCTACCATCAGCGATATTCTGGTGAACAATGCCCACGAGATTTATCTGGAACGCCATGGTCGACTCGAAGCATCGGACATTGTTTTCGCCGATGATGCTCACTTGATGCGAATCATTCAGCGCGTCGTGGCTCGCGTCGGCCGCCGGATCGATGAAGTCAGTCCGATGGTAGATGCCCGACTACCAGATGGTTCTCGAGTCAACGCCGTCGTTCCTCCATTGGCACTCAACGGTCCCAAGCTTTCCATTCGTCGGTTTGGTGTCGAACACCTGCGTTTGGAAAAGCTTCTGGAGAACGAAACGATTAACCAACCGATGGTTGACTTCCTTAAAGCAGCCGTCCAGGGCCGTGTCAGTTTCATGGTATCCGGCGGTACCGGTGCCGGTAAGACTACGATGCTCAACGCGTTGAGCAAGTCGATCCCAGCCGACGAACGAATCGTAACGATCGAAGATTCGGCCGAGCTTTTGCTGCAACACTCTCATGTTGTCGGCATGGAAACTCGTCCTGCGAATTCGGAAGGCCAGGGATCCGTTACCCCTCGTGACTTAGTTCGCAACAGTCTACGTATGCGACCAGACCGGATTTTGGTGGGTGAAGTGCGAGGGGCAGAAGCCCTCGACATGTTACAAGCCATGAACACCGGTCACGAAGGTTCGTTGACCACGATCCATGCCAACGACGCGGTCGATGCATTACATCGCTTGGAAATGATGGTCGCGATGGCTGGATTCGAATTGCCTATCAGCGTCATCCGACGATATGTGGCAAGTGGCATTCGCATCATTGTTCACGTCGCTCGTCTGAAAGGCGGTATCCGAAAAGTGATGCGAATCGCTGAAATCGCTGGCACTGAGAATGGCGAATATCAGCTCAATGACATCTTCCGTTTCGAGCATCAAGGATTGGATGATAGCGGAAATGCAACAGGCCGATTCGTTGCCACTGGCTACCAACCCAAGTGTGTCGAACGGTTCCTGGAGTCTGGCGTTCAAATCGATACCAGCATTTTCCAGGCCACTACCTAA
- a CDS encoding type II secretion system F family protein — MPFSLEVVGAFLGISILLFLVGSLMLWLGGNRAEDYLEASSGKSLGIFTKLFAYMIPIANESRDKLQAELVKAGHYGKYAAEDYLAIRNAAVFAWLIFVAAALVMTMNDGAQAQQFYFITGAVVLALIWGLPRIILSSSASSRIQRIRYGLPDALDMITMTVSAGMPLQRAISHVSRELQTSHRDLACELTILEGQASARSLDYALKEFAKRVDEPDVTALSTLIHHAERLGGNVATAFHEFADSIRETRRQRAEEEGNRTSIKLLFPVIFFLAPPIYVLLLGPAVMELRDFSMRETAPGGALNQTATQASISAVRDAPNGNQPANN; from the coding sequence ATGCCATTCAGCCTAGAAGTTGTCGGAGCCTTTCTCGGAATCAGTATCTTACTGTTTCTGGTCGGTAGTCTCATGCTATGGCTAGGTGGCAACCGCGCCGAAGACTACCTGGAAGCATCCAGTGGTAAATCGCTTGGTATTTTCACGAAGCTCTTCGCTTACATGATTCCAATCGCGAACGAGAGCCGAGACAAGCTGCAGGCCGAGTTGGTAAAAGCTGGCCACTACGGCAAGTATGCGGCCGAAGACTATTTGGCCATTCGAAACGCGGCCGTGTTTGCCTGGCTGATCTTCGTTGCTGCGGCATTAGTCATGACAATGAATGACGGAGCACAAGCTCAGCAGTTCTATTTCATCACCGGAGCTGTCGTGCTCGCGCTGATCTGGGGGCTTCCACGTATCATCCTTTCCTCGTCTGCATCCTCGCGTATTCAGCGAATTCGCTATGGTTTGCCAGATGCATTGGACATGATCACGATGACGGTCTCTGCAGGTATGCCGCTTCAGCGAGCCATCAGCCATGTCAGCCGAGAGCTACAAACTTCGCACCGCGACTTAGCCTGCGAGTTGACCATCCTAGAAGGCCAAGCTTCGGCTCGCTCACTTGATTACGCCCTGAAAGAATTTGCCAAACGCGTCGACGAGCCAGATGTGACCGCACTCTCAACATTAATTCATCACGCAGAGCGACTAGGTGGAAACGTAGCGACGGCATTTCACGAGTTCGCGGACAGCATTCGTGAAACGCGACGGCAGCGGGCAGAAGAAGAAGGCAATCGCACTTCGATTAAGTTGCTCTTCCCCGTTATCTTTTTTCTCGCCCCGCCCATTTATGTCCTACTGCTAGGTCCAGCGGTTATGGAGTTGCGAGATTTTTCGATGCGTGAGACAGCCCCTGGCGGAGCATTAAATCAGACGGCCACCCAGGCATCTATTTCCGCCGTTCGTGATGCCCCTAACGGCAATCAGCCAGCCAACAACTAG
- a CDS encoding Flp family type IVb pilin, with protein MLTTLKKLWNDERGFVNSMELILIATIAVIGLIVGLVAFRDSVVQELGDSASAVGELNQSYAIFVGDSTNRDPEDGPVVTGPNAVSQVTVERDFLNADGDVTVSVTSSFQNYRYNDRTDVGDGPDLLLTPPATIISLSGAPTDEGS; from the coding sequence ATGTTGACCACGCTTAAAAAACTCTGGAACGACGAACGCGGGTTCGTTAACTCGATGGAGCTAATTCTGATCGCGACCATCGCCGTGATTGGGTTGATCGTCGGTCTTGTCGCATTCCGCGATTCCGTTGTCCAGGAACTAGGTGACTCGGCTTCGGCAGTTGGTGAATTGAATCAGTCCTATGCCATCTTTGTTGGCGACAGCACCAACCGCGATCCCGAGGATGGACCAGTCGTCACTGGACCTAATGCGGTAAGCCAAGTCACTGTCGAGCGTGACTTCCTCAATGCAGATGGTGATGTCACCGTGTCGGTGACATCTTCGTTTCAGAACTATCGGTACAACGATCGAACCGATGTCGGCGACGGGCCGGACCTTCTTCTAACGCCTCCAGCAACCATCATTTCGCTAAGTGGTGCCCCAACTGACGAAGGGTCTTAA
- a CDS encoding type II secretion system F family protein gives MDQLALALNANSLPIFVFGGMAAALGALLMGVRDLFLSRDSRLMASPILKKLPARIDEADSTAVGRFDVWLERAVYMTGMNTSITMASLLFILIGTTVGMALFVFTEDVLLSVIAGISGIAVCFIILSIVYKRVMKKFEEQFPPALDLLARAVRAGESLDQAFVMIGDSVTDPVAGEFRRIAKHLEMGLSLSAAMKSFAYRVPTMDVRIFASALSVHREAGGNLPKTLERLANVIRDRMSYQRQLKSVTGAGRVTATIISALGPLLFLYLFFVQPEYSSSLWNDPTGRLVLIAAAVSQVIGLIIVSRMLRSRY, from the coding sequence GTGGATCAACTTGCCCTAGCTTTGAATGCCAATTCGCTACCGATCTTCGTGTTCGGTGGAATGGCTGCCGCGCTTGGGGCGTTGCTGATGGGTGTTCGCGACTTGTTCCTGTCTCGCGATTCCCGTTTGATGGCGTCCCCTATCCTGAAGAAATTGCCGGCCCGCATTGATGAAGCGGACTCGACGGCTGTTGGCCGGTTCGATGTTTGGCTCGAACGTGCCGTCTATATGACCGGCATGAATACCAGCATCACGATGGCATCACTGCTGTTCATCTTGATTGGCACGACCGTCGGCATGGCTTTGTTTGTGTTCACTGAAGACGTCCTCCTCAGCGTTATTGCAGGCATCTCAGGAATCGCGGTTTGCTTCATCATCTTATCAATCGTCTATAAGCGAGTGATGAAGAAGTTTGAAGAGCAATTCCCGCCGGCTTTGGACTTACTGGCGAGAGCTGTTCGCGCCGGTGAAAGCCTTGATCAGGCGTTTGTGATGATTGGCGATTCGGTAACCGATCCGGTTGCCGGAGAGTTTCGTCGAATCGCAAAGCATTTAGAGATGGGGCTTTCACTTTCTGCTGCGATGAAGAGCTTTGCTTACCGTGTACCAACCATGGACGTGCGAATCTTTGCATCGGCACTCAGCGTTCATCGCGAAGCTGGCGGTAATTTACCTAAGACATTGGAACGCTTGGCCAACGTGATCCGCGATCGCATGAGCTACCAGCGTCAACTGAAAAGCGTGACGGGAGCCGGACGCGTTACAGCCACAATCATTTCGGCATTAGGTCCACTGCTGTTCCTCTACTTGTTCTTCGTTCAACCTGAATATAGCAGTTCGCTGTGGAACGACCCGACCGGACGGCTTGTTTTAATCGCAGCCGCCGTTTCACAAGTCATCGGCTTGATCATCGTCAGCCGAATGCTACGAAGTCGCTATTAA
- a CDS encoding Flp family type IVb pilin yields MSLMKRLWNDEAGFVVSAELILIATIAVLGLIVALDTVRNAITSELSDVAGAIQDVNQSYSYSEVLGHSARVAGSAFADQTDFCDSPDDAPQDDDNCIDHTGVVYDEGVTGPFVVAPNNAAP; encoded by the coding sequence ATGAGCCTCATGAAGCGCCTCTGGAACGACGAAGCTGGTTTCGTTGTCTCCGCAGAATTGATTCTGATCGCGACGATCGCCGTTCTCGGCCTGATCGTTGCCCTGGACACCGTTCGTAACGCAATTACGAGCGAACTGTCCGACGTTGCTGGTGCCATCCAAGATGTCAACCAGTCCTACTCGTACTCGGAAGTTCTGGGCCACTCGGCACGCGTTGCTGGTTCGGCCTTCGCAGACCAAACCGACTTCTGCGATAGCCCAGACGACGCTCCACAAGACGATGACAACTGCATCGATCACACTGGCGTTGTCTACGACGAAGGCGTGACTGGTCCATTCGTTGTTGCTCCTAACAACGCTGCTCCGTAA
- a CDS encoding type II and III secretion system protein family protein: MKSFFQLTVQYGGRAVFAAAVAGAFAFVPALAQAQIAAELPSPRDAQLIEKPNESVLMKESNLIQEVLEPELIFRVEPSRSKILKTKLPMTRVAITSPDIVEINEFSTTEVEVIGLKAGETTMTIWFAAPDGTSTVLRYLVKVAANDEEQRRAEIEYGKLEARINELFPNSIVQLIPVADKLIVRGQARDAQEAAQILAVLGGQSIDQSGNLSLGANLGSAALLPGAEDLRTTSVIDLLQVPGEQQVMLKVRIAELQRTAARNLGFDFSVSGENYDVSHIIGAGAGNLSAILDGGDVELFLQATSTNGMAKILAEPTLVTISGKSANFIAGGEFAVPTAVGVGGIGAVSTTFRGFGTQLAFTPTVLDKDKIRLQVAPSFSSINSDNTVDGIPGLDMRGVTTTVDLREGQWLAVAGLIQDEQQGSRTRLPGIGDIPLVGAAFGRQSTNRTETELVVLVSPELVHPMEVEQLPLFLPGTDVTDPTNKEFFWHQQIEGRPGYNYRSTVWPAMRHQIHHENHEILKAQRHARKASRHYHECEDYYISGPQGFSN, encoded by the coding sequence ATGAAAAGCTTCTTCCAACTTACAGTTCAGTACGGCGGGCGTGCCGTGTTTGCCGCTGCGGTGGCGGGTGCGTTTGCCTTTGTGCCGGCGCTTGCCCAAGCACAAATCGCCGCTGAGCTACCCAGCCCACGAGATGCTCAACTCATCGAGAAGCCCAATGAATCGGTCTTGATGAAAGAGTCGAACTTGATTCAAGAGGTGCTCGAGCCGGAACTGATTTTCCGAGTCGAACCTTCGCGATCGAAGATTCTCAAGACTAAGCTACCGATGACGCGGGTTGCTATCACCAGCCCAGACATCGTCGAGATCAATGAATTCAGCACAACCGAGGTAGAAGTCATCGGTTTGAAAGCTGGCGAAACGACGATGACGATCTGGTTCGCCGCTCCGGACGGAACTTCGACCGTACTTCGGTACCTGGTTAAAGTTGCTGCGAACGACGAAGAACAGCGTCGTGCTGAAATTGAATACGGCAAACTGGAAGCTCGCATCAACGAGCTCTTTCCTAATAGCATCGTACAGCTGATTCCTGTCGCAGATAAGCTGATCGTACGCGGTCAGGCTCGCGACGCTCAGGAAGCTGCTCAGATCTTGGCTGTCCTCGGTGGTCAATCGATCGACCAGTCTGGCAACTTGTCGTTGGGAGCCAATCTTGGTTCTGCAGCGTTGTTGCCTGGTGCCGAAGACTTGCGAACAACCAGCGTGATCGACTTGCTACAAGTTCCTGGCGAACAGCAAGTGATGCTGAAAGTTCGGATCGCAGAACTGCAACGAACCGCTGCCAGAAACCTTGGTTTTGACTTTAGCGTCAGTGGCGAAAACTATGACGTCTCGCACATTATTGGGGCCGGGGCTGGTAATCTCTCCGCAATCCTGGATGGTGGTGACGTCGAGCTGTTTCTGCAAGCGACAAGCACCAATGGGATGGCGAAGATTTTAGCCGAACCAACACTGGTTACGATCAGCGGCAAGTCGGCCAACTTCATCGCTGGTGGTGAGTTTGCTGTACCCACTGCCGTTGGTGTTGGCGGTATCGGTGCTGTGTCGACGACCTTCCGTGGTTTCGGTACTCAGCTCGCGTTTACACCGACCGTTCTGGACAAAGATAAGATTCGTCTGCAAGTTGCACCGTCGTTCAGCTCTATCAACAGCGACAACACGGTGGATGGAATTCCAGGCTTGGATATGCGAGGGGTCACGACGACAGTCGATCTTCGTGAAGGTCAATGGCTGGCGGTGGCTGGTTTGATTCAGGACGAACAACAAGGTAGCCGAACGCGACTGCCAGGTATCGGTGATATTCCACTTGTCGGTGCTGCATTCGGTCGACAATCGACCAACCGGACGGAGACCGAATTGGTCGTTCTCGTCAGTCCAGAACTTGTTCATCCGATGGAAGTTGAACAGCTCCCACTGTTTCTGCCCGGCACGGATGTGACCGACCCAACGAATAAGGAGTTCTTCTGGCATCAGCAAATCGAAGGACGTCCTGGTTACAACTACCGCAGCACTGTTTGGCCCGCGATGCGTCACCAGATTCATCACGAGAACCACGAGATTTTGAAGGCCCAACGCCATGCCCGTAAGGCGAGCCGTCACTATCACGAGTGCGAAGATTACTACATCTCCGGACCGCAAGGTTTTTCCAACTAA
- a CDS encoding lipopolysaccharide assembly protein LapB, producing MGSMFAKSETVPVNNFKQEISLARLSERNGNGTTAKKIYRHILSEQPENRVALHRMGVIAGKEGQYNLAIEYLAKAQTAGQPSAEVLSDLGYVYYLQDNQEQAQQLLEEALVEDPDYEAARTNLAIVYAELGQYDLALQQFRRVGSEAEALSNLAYIQSQRGDIALAEQNYSRALDLDKRLRPAAEALVQIAQMTGEVTNRPNVRPHIVPPQEQPQQEMVAETSPIERNKNFIEQPQFVAQAEPVKAKTDSSNPLRTNSRFSGNQPAVQQVQYRSETQTAAQTTTVPTQAPAKSGLTIPTQSLGTGPAVYQISDQPLGSNVQQPPAASTQIGAVPSASAQDFSKQVISALETAAAK from the coding sequence ATGGGATCCATGTTTGCCAAGTCGGAAACCGTTCCGGTAAATAATTTCAAGCAAGAGATCAGCCTGGCACGTCTCTCTGAACGCAATGGCAACGGCACGACGGCTAAGAAAATTTACCGTCATATCTTGTCGGAGCAGCCAGAGAATCGCGTCGCCCTGCATCGAATGGGCGTAATTGCTGGCAAAGAGGGTCAATACAATCTTGCGATCGAATACTTGGCCAAAGCTCAGACCGCAGGTCAACCATCGGCGGAAGTGCTTTCCGATCTGGGGTACGTCTATTACCTGCAGGACAACCAAGAACAGGCTCAGCAGCTTCTTGAAGAAGCGTTGGTTGAAGATCCTGATTACGAGGCCGCACGAACCAATCTGGCAATCGTGTACGCTGAGTTAGGTCAATACGATCTGGCATTGCAACAGTTTCGACGCGTTGGGAGCGAAGCGGAAGCATTGTCGAACCTGGCTTACATTCAAAGTCAACGTGGCGACATTGCTTTGGCGGAACAGAATTACAGCCGTGCGTTGGATTTAGACAAGCGGCTTCGACCTGCTGCGGAAGCCTTGGTTCAAATCGCTCAGATGACTGGGGAAGTCACCAATCGCCCGAATGTTCGCCCACATATCGTGCCTCCCCAAGAGCAGCCACAGCAAGAGATGGTTGCCGAAACGTCGCCGATCGAACGGAATAAGAATTTCATCGAACAGCCACAATTTGTTGCTCAAGCCGAGCCTGTGAAAGCGAAAACGGATTCATCGAATCCGCTTCGCACGAACTCCCGGTTCTCGGGGAACCAGCCTGCGGTTCAACAGGTGCAGTATCGAAGTGAAACGCAAACTGCTGCTCAAACCACGACGGTTCCGACGCAAGCTCCGGCCAAGAGTGGTTTGACGATTCCTACCCAAAGTTTGGGAACCGGCCCAGCCGTTTACCAGATTTCTGATCAGCCCTTAGGTAGCAATGTTCAGCAGCCGCCAGCGGCATCGACACAGATTGGAGCCGTTCCATCTGCTTCGGCACAAGATTTCTCCAAGCAAGTGATCAGCGCATTGGAAACTGCTGCCGCCAAATAG